Proteins from a single region of Selenomonadales bacterium:
- a CDS encoding PD40 domain-containing protein: protein MKAVRLVALGMILAVLLVGCQWFEREAGPETFTISSFAWLPGNEGLVVAKDAAGEQRLWLVGGTGGRPRRLTEGTQTEFDVAVSPNGRYVAFVTYGGGNERYPALYDRTTRATRRLDLPLSGAYPASPMFSPDGRFVAFQRSFGAADAHSDVYQDVVLYDLVAARAVVVPSQGDTNRLLGFGDASDKVYLWSTFEGHSHSWNFKYDLWEVNLATLAANRLSQGGPVHNAFGAHKQPTLPRFVFHTWQAEDINLSIVPVPRDIYVADINPYRQARLVTGGRASDPRFSPDGEHIVFLQDFQGKGLEVFTINKEGLNPRRLTESRLPKSSPQWSPDGKRIAFIQVEGEGRHALYTVQPDGKGLRRIAP, encoded by the coding sequence ATGAAAGCCGTACGCTTGGTTGCACTGGGGATGATCCTGGCTGTGCTGCTAGTTGGGTGTCAGTGGTTCGAGCGCGAAGCGGGGCCTGAGACTTTTACAATTTCCTCATTTGCTTGGCTTCCGGGCAATGAGGGCTTAGTTGTGGCCAAAGACGCCGCCGGCGAACAGCGCCTTTGGCTGGTAGGGGGTACCGGCGGACGGCCGCGCAGGCTTACAGAAGGCACACAAACCGAGTTTGACGTGGCTGTGAGTCCAAACGGTCGCTACGTGGCTTTTGTCACTTACGGGGGGGGAAACGAGCGGTACCCGGCTCTCTATGACCGCACGACGAGAGCTACGCGGCGTCTGGATTTACCGCTAAGCGGCGCTTATCCGGCCTCGCCCATGTTCTCACCCGACGGCAGGTTTGTCGCGTTTCAGCGCAGCTTTGGCGCCGCCGACGCTCATTCCGATGTCTACCAGGATGTAGTGCTGTACGACTTAGTAGCAGCGCGCGCGGTCGTCGTTCCTTCCCAAGGCGATACAAACCGCCTGCTCGGTTTTGGTGACGCCTCGGATAAAGTCTACCTGTGGAGTACGTTTGAGGGACATAGTCACAGCTGGAATTTTAAGTACGACCTTTGGGAAGTCAACCTAGCGACGCTTGCCGCCAACCGTCTCTCCCAAGGAGGCCCGGTGCACAACGCGTTCGGCGCGCATAAGCAGCCCACTCTACCTCGCTTTGTGTTTCACACGTGGCAGGCCGAGGACATTAACCTCTCCATAGTGCCCGTACCGCGCGACATCTACGTAGCCGACATTAACCCTTACCGCCAAGCGCGCTTAGTCACCGGAGGACGCGCTTCCGACCCGCGCTTCTCCCCGGACGGCGAGCACATTGTCTTTCTGCAGGATTTCCAAGGCAAGGGTTTAGAAGTCTTCACTATAAATAAGGAAGGGCTAAACCCTCGCCGACTTACGGAAAGCCGCTTGCCCAAATCGTCGCCGCAATGGTCGCCTGACGGCAAGCGCATTGCCTTTATCCAAGTAGAGGGAGAAGGCCGCCACGCGCTCTATACGGTGCAACCGGACGGAAAGGGGCTGCGACGCATTGCGCCGTGA
- a CDS encoding coenzyme F420-0:L-glutamate ligase, with amino-acid sequence MDTFYANPDKQVTIVVNGRAFYRHAIQTHFITPGEDYLEIIRFYVSALYQPGDILSISEKVIALCQNRILEMSDIKLSFWAKFLSRFVNMTPAGESVGNPYKMQIAINLAGLPRILLAAACAALTRPFGIKGVFYMVAGHGIAGIDGFCADAFDWYLTKGVLVPDKPSEVCREIETKLGIACMIVDANDLGVTILGHSDHLGFSEAELMGMLRDNPAGQGSERTPLVLIRPGLAVDQLSAG; translated from the coding sequence ATGGACACTTTCTACGCTAACCCGGATAAACAAGTAACGATTGTGGTCAACGGCAGGGCCTTCTATCGGCACGCCATACAGACGCACTTTATAACCCCCGGCGAAGATTATCTTGAGATAATCCGCTTTTACGTAAGTGCGCTTTATCAGCCGGGCGACATCCTGTCGATAAGCGAGAAGGTCATCGCTCTTTGCCAGAACAGAATACTGGAAATGAGCGATATTAAGCTAAGCTTTTGGGCAAAGTTCTTAAGCCGCTTCGTCAATATGACGCCGGCCGGGGAGTCCGTAGGTAATCCCTACAAGATGCAAATCGCCATAAACCTCGCCGGGTTGCCGCGCATTCTGCTGGCCGCGGCCTGCGCAGCTCTCACGCGACCTTTTGGCATCAAGGGCGTGTTCTACATGGTGGCGGGGCACGGCATCGCCGGCATCGACGGCTTCTGTGCCGATGCCTTTGACTGGTACCTTACTAAAGGGGTGTTGGTGCCGGATAAACCGAGCGAGGTATGCCGCGAGATTGAGACAAAACTTGGCATTGCCTGTATGATCGTCGACGCCAACGACCTCGGCGTAACCATTCTTGGGCACTCCGACCATTTAGGGTTTAGCGAAGCAGAGCTCATGGGGATGCTCCGCGACAACCCGGCCGGGCAGGGCAGCGAACGCACCCCGCTCGTGCTTATACGCCCCGGGCTGGCTGTGGACCAACTTTCGGCTGGGTAG
- a CDS encoding ATP-binding cassette domain-containing protein, giving the protein MLTVKELCLTINKRRILAVPEFTVRRGEFTAVIGPNGAGKTSLLRALGAIGEASHQSYSLEGTAHRWPTDRLAITRLYSHVFQAPRLLSGSVLDNVSLPLRLRGVSSRLARERALHWLGVTQAETLATRQAKTLSGGETARVILAQALVTEPRIVFLDEPFTYLDVEARAYLLRHLREWLALTDTTGVMVSHDYSEVALLADRLVVMDRGMIVADGEPSAILAAPTRPFLCDFVSLGRAAYRTPTPTQPKVGPQPARGV; this is encoded by the coding sequence ATGCTCACGGTTAAAGAGCTGTGCCTGACCATCAACAAGCGAAGAATCCTCGCCGTACCCGAGTTCACGGTGCGCCGAGGGGAGTTTACGGCTGTAATCGGCCCAAACGGAGCGGGCAAGACCTCGCTGCTGCGGGCCCTTGGGGCAATTGGTGAAGCTAGTCACCAAAGCTATAGCTTAGAAGGCACGGCGCACCGTTGGCCTACGGATCGCTTAGCCATAACGCGCCTGTACTCGCACGTTTTCCAGGCACCGCGACTTCTGTCCGGCAGTGTGCTAGACAACGTAAGTCTGCCGCTTCGGCTAAGAGGCGTAAGCTCACGGCTAGCGAGAGAACGCGCGCTGCATTGGCTGGGTGTTACGCAAGCTGAAACGCTCGCAACCCGTCAAGCTAAGACGCTTTCGGGCGGCGAGACAGCTAGAGTAATTCTGGCCCAGGCCCTAGTGACCGAGCCGCGCATCGTATTTCTCGATGAGCCCTTTACCTATTTAGACGTGGAAGCGCGGGCCTATCTCCTGCGGCACTTACGGGAGTGGCTTGCCCTCACGGATACAACCGGAGTTATGGTCAGCCATGATTACAGCGAAGTAGCGCTGCTTGCCGACAGACTGGTAGTGATGGACAGGGGCATGATTGTGGCGGACGGGGAGCCGTCGGCTATTCTCGCCGCCCCTACCCGACCCTTTCTCTGCGATTTTGTCAGCCTGGGACGCGCGGCGTACCGCACACCCACTCCTACCCAGCCGAAAGTTGGTCCACAGCCAGCCCGGGGCGTATAA
- a CDS encoding ABC transporter permease, whose translation MHWILEGITTAIRMLATGEGEIYEIAWLTVRVSGSATLLSVLLGVPLGAYLGLVRFPGRQAVRAVVNSTLGLPPVVVGLWVSLFLWRSGPLGGLRLMYTPYALVIAGCLIALPRVTALTMAGVMQVEGGLALHIRALGANKWQTIWLVIREARLSILAAVMAGFGSAVAEVGAAMAVGGNIRGHTRVLSTAIVLEVNRGNFAVAVALGFILLTLSYGVALILTAMQQGRLWNAHG comes from the coding sequence ATGCACTGGATACTCGAGGGCATAACTACAGCCATTCGCATGCTCGCGACGGGTGAAGGCGAAATCTACGAAATCGCTTGGCTGACGGTGCGAGTAAGCGGCAGCGCTACGCTTTTGAGCGTTTTACTTGGGGTTCCGCTTGGGGCCTACCTAGGGTTAGTGCGCTTTCCGGGACGACAAGCGGTGCGGGCTGTGGTCAACTCAACCTTAGGGCTACCGCCCGTCGTGGTCGGTCTGTGGGTTAGCCTGTTTCTCTGGCGAAGCGGGCCTTTAGGTGGTCTCAGGCTTATGTACACGCCTTATGCACTTGTTATCGCCGGCTGCCTAATCGCCCTGCCACGCGTAACAGCCCTGACTATGGCCGGAGTTATGCAGGTAGAGGGTGGCTTAGCCCTGCATATAAGAGCACTGGGCGCGAACAAGTGGCAGACGATCTGGCTTGTGATACGGGAGGCCCGCCTAAGTATTCTCGCCGCCGTGATGGCCGGCTTCGGCTCGGCGGTGGCCGAGGTAGGCGCAGCCATGGCTGTGGGCGGCAATATCCGCGGGCATACACGTGTGTTGAGTACAGCCATTGTACTTGAGGTAAACCGCGGCAACTTCGCAGTCGCTGTGGCGCTTGGGTTTATCCTGCTGACCTTGTCTTATGGGGTCGCGCTCATACTCACAGCTATGCAACAGGGGAGGCTGTGGAATGCTCACGGTTAA